A part of Periophthalmus magnuspinnatus isolate fPerMag1 chromosome 19, fPerMag1.2.pri, whole genome shotgun sequence genomic DNA contains:
- the LOC117387721 gene encoding dual specificity phosphatase 29-like — MGGGEEGSYEAPPIGSLLDVLLKNKHNTGAVNQVWPRLYLSNACRSVAKDIALLQDLRVSHIVNAAHGTERIDTGPGYYSDAGVVYLGVAADDSKDFDISGFFSDTAEFIHSALNQNGVVLVHCARGISRSAALVLSFLMIKRGLSLMEALQTVRKHRNILPNAGFLNQLRQLDTALHQHRTERS, encoded by the exons ATGggtggaggggaggaggggtcaTATGAAGCCCCGCCCATAGGCTCTCTACTGGACGTCCTGCTGaagaacaaacacaacactggaGCAGTGAACCAGGTCTGGCCCAGACTCTACCTCAGCAACGC TTGCAGGTCTGTAGCCAAAGACATAGCTCTGCTGCAGGATTTGAGAGTGTCCCACATAGTGAACGCTGCACACGGCACAGAGCGGATCGACACTGGACCTGGTTACTACAGCGACGCAGGTGTGGTGTACCTGGGCGTGGCGGCGGACGACAGCAAAGACTTCGACATCAGCGGCTTCTTCAGTGACACAGCGGAGTTCATTCACTCTGCACTAAACCAAAATG GTGTGGTCTTGGTTCACTGCGCTCGTGGGATCAGTCGCTCTGctgctctggttctgtcctTCCTCATGATCAAACGTGGACTCTCTCTGATGGAGGCGCTGCAGACGGTCCGAAAACACCGGAACATTCTCCCAAATGCAGGATTTCTGAACCAGCTCCGACAACTGGACACTGCACTGCATCAACACAGGACTGAGAGATCATAA